The Streptomyces europaeiscabiei genome window below encodes:
- a CDS encoding extracellular solute-binding protein: protein MKFAARLATPVAALALAGLTACAPQTSDNSSSGEDETTGTLRVWLFQEVSNEPKQKVVDKVLSAFEEAHDGAKVKVEYIPVETRAQRIKAAFNDPKSAPDLMEFGNTDTAGYVKDGGLADVTTEFNDWSDAKDSDPTARTSVTVDGKVYGAPFFVGVRALYYRTDVFEELGLEAPKSLDELTATAKKIRAAEPDLYGLVVGGAYTYGAMPFVWANGGEIAEGKGGSYASTIDSAAARKGIEAYTSLFGDDNCPAAKCASMGGNDTVTAFAAGKAGMAIGGDFSHAAVEAGKVKGKYAVVPLPGVKPGSVAPAFAGGNNVGVLKSTTHRTLAVDLMKRLASKETQGELFDAMGFLPTYTDVRAEAAKEEPFIEPFVRTLSSGTKFVPASPAWAQIDASLVLPTMFQEVVSGKKNVAEASKDAAKQMNDAFSSAG, encoded by the coding sequence ATGAAGTTCGCCGCCAGACTCGCCACGCCCGTAGCGGCCCTGGCCCTCGCCGGGCTGACCGCCTGCGCCCCCCAGACCTCCGACAACTCGTCCTCCGGGGAGGACGAGACGACCGGCACCCTCCGGGTCTGGCTCTTCCAGGAGGTGAGCAACGAGCCGAAGCAGAAGGTCGTCGACAAGGTGCTCTCCGCCTTCGAGGAGGCGCACGACGGCGCGAAGGTGAAGGTCGAGTACATCCCCGTCGAGACCCGCGCCCAGCGCATCAAGGCCGCCTTCAACGACCCGAAGAGCGCCCCGGACCTCATGGAGTTCGGCAACACCGACACGGCCGGCTATGTGAAGGACGGCGGACTCGCCGACGTCACCACGGAGTTCAACGACTGGTCCGACGCCAAGGACTCCGACCCGACCGCCAGGACCTCCGTGACGGTCGACGGCAAGGTCTACGGGGCGCCCTTCTTCGTGGGCGTGCGCGCGCTGTACTACCGCACCGACGTCTTCGAGGAACTCGGTCTCGAAGCCCCGAAGTCCCTCGATGAGCTGACCGCCACCGCGAAGAAGATCCGCGCCGCCGAGCCCGACCTGTACGGGCTCGTCGTCGGCGGCGCCTACACCTACGGCGCGATGCCCTTCGTCTGGGCCAATGGCGGCGAGATTGCCGAGGGCAAGGGTGGCTCGTACGCCTCCACGATCGACAGCGCGGCCGCCCGGAAGGGCATCGAGGCGTACACCTCGCTGTTCGGGGACGACAACTGTCCCGCCGCCAAGTGCGCGAGCATGGGCGGCAACGACACGGTCACCGCGTTCGCGGCCGGCAAGGCGGGCATGGCGATCGGCGGCGACTTCAGCCACGCGGCCGTGGAGGCCGGCAAGGTCAAGGGCAAGTACGCCGTCGTACCGCTGCCGGGAGTGAAGCCCGGCTCGGTGGCCCCCGCGTTCGCGGGCGGAAACAACGTCGGCGTCCTGAAGAGCACCACGCACCGCACCCTCGCCGTCGACCTGATGAAGCGGCTGGCGTCCAAGGAGACCCAGGGCGAACTCTTCGACGCGATGGGCTTCCTGCCGACGTACACCGACGTACGCGCCGAGGCGGCCAAGGAGGAGCCGTTCATCGAGCCGTTCGTCAGGACGCTGTCCTCCGGGACGAAGTTCGTGCCCGCGTCCCCGGCGTGGGCGCAGATCGACGCGTCGCTGGTGCTGCCGACGATGTTCCAGGAGGTCGTCAGCGGCAAGAAGAACGTGGCTGAGGCGTCGAAGGACGCGGCGAAGCAGATGAACGATGCGTTCAGCTCCGCTGGTTGA
- a CDS encoding carbohydrate ABC transporter permease yields MRSAPLVERGAPTGVGGAERGRPRVGRGFSRSSPRPLRGGGGWTPWLYLAPALVVLGGLLVYPVYQLGLISLLEYTQAQVSGGEPTSFQGFGNYAELFGDPQFWQVLLTTVVFAAACVVSTLAVGCALAVLLTRVRAVPRLALMLAALGAWATPAITGSTVWLLLFDPDFGPVNRILGLGDHSWTYGRYSAFFLVLLEVVWCSFPFVMVTVYAGIRSVPSEVLEAAALDGASQWRIWRSVLAPMLRPILVVVTIQSIIWDFKVFTQIYVMTGGGGIAGQNLVLNVYAYQKAFASSQYSLGSAIGVVMLVILLAVTLVYLRLLRGQREEL; encoded by the coding sequence ATGCGTTCAGCTCCGCTGGTTGAGCGGGGGGCGCCCACTGGGGTGGGGGGTGCTGAGCGTGGGCGGCCTCGGGTGGGTCGTGGTTTCTCGCGCAGTTCCCCGCGCCCCTTGCGGGGCGGGGGTGGGTGGACTCCATGGCTCTATCTCGCCCCCGCCCTTGTCGTCCTTGGTGGGCTTCTTGTCTACCCCGTTTATCAGCTCGGCCTGATCTCGCTCCTCGAATACACCCAGGCCCAGGTCAGCGGCGGCGAACCGACCTCCTTCCAGGGCTTCGGGAACTACGCCGAACTGTTCGGCGATCCCCAGTTCTGGCAGGTCCTGCTGACCACGGTCGTGTTCGCGGCGGCCTGTGTGGTCTCCACGCTCGCCGTCGGGTGCGCGCTCGCCGTGCTGCTGACACGAGTACGGGCCGTGCCGCGCCTCGCGCTGATGCTGGCGGCGCTGGGCGCGTGGGCGACCCCGGCGATCACGGGCTCCACGGTGTGGCTGCTGTTGTTCGACCCGGACTTCGGCCCGGTCAACCGGATCCTGGGCCTCGGCGACCACTCCTGGACGTACGGGCGTTACAGCGCCTTCTTCCTCGTCCTGCTCGAAGTGGTGTGGTGCTCCTTCCCGTTCGTGATGGTGACCGTCTACGCGGGCATCCGCTCCGTACCCTCCGAGGTCCTGGAGGCCGCGGCCCTGGACGGTGCCTCGCAGTGGCGGATCTGGCGGTCGGTCCTCGCGCCGATGCTGCGGCCGATCCTCGTCGTCGTCACCATTCAGTCGATCATCTGGGACTTCAAGGTCTTCACCCAGATCTATGTGATGACGGGCGGCGGCGGTATCGCGGGCCAGAACCTCGTACTGAACGTGTACGCCTACCAGAAGGCCTTCGCGTCCTCCCAGTACAGCCTCGGTTCGGCGATCGGCGTGGTGATGCTGGTGATTCTGCTGGCGGTCACCCTGGTGTATTTGCGACTGCTGCGCGGACAACGGGAGGAGCTGTGA
- a CDS encoding DUF3039 domain-containing protein has protein sequence MSTLEPERGTGTGTLVEPTPQTSHGDGDHERFAHYVQKDKIMASALDGTPVVALCGKVWVPGRDPKKYPVCPMCKEIFESLGAGGDQGGKGDGKQ, from the coding sequence ATGAGCACTCTTGAGCCCGAGCGCGGTACTGGTACGGGGACCCTCGTCGAGCCGACGCCGCAGACGTCGCACGGTGACGGTGACCACGAGCGCTTCGCCCACTACGTCCAGAAGGACAAGATCATGGCGAGCGCCCTCGACGGCACGCCCGTCGTGGCGTTGTGCGGCAAGGTGTGGGTCCCGGGCCGTGACCCGAAGAAGTATCCCGTGTGCCCCATGTGCAAGGAGATCTTCGAGTCCCTCGGCGCCGGCGGCGACCAGGGTGGCAAGGGCGACGGCAAGCAGTAG
- a CDS encoding beta-N-acetylhexosaminidase: MTKTDLIPAPLAVEGPMRCGVSLDENTTLWGAPGTEGTQRWLRSTLGAALGLSLPPGPEDARDAVRLRLDESLEPEAYKLGVVANWGIEIRGGGPAGVFWGAQTLRQLLGPEAFRRAPVRPGITYGIAHQTVEDAPRFGWRGLMLDVARHFLPKDQILRYLDLMAAHKLNVLHFHLTDDQGWRIEIERYPRLTEVGSWRARTKSGHRASPLWEEKPHGGHYTKDDIREIVAYAAERHITVVPEIDIPGHSQAAIAAYPELGNTDVIDTTSLTVWDTWGISKNVLAPTDNTLHFYEGVFEEVLELFPSTFVHIGGDECAKDQWKESATAQARIRELGLADEDELQSWFVRHFGNWLTARGRRLIGWDEILQGGSRAEGRAPAESDDDEEEAARRPPDEVGAPPASGRGNRQGIRAPGGEATGINLAPGAAVSSWRGYAGGITAARAGHDVVMCPEQQVYLDHRQDGGPDEPVPIGFVRTLEDVFRFEPVPPELTPDEARHVLGTQANVWTEVMEDPARVDYQTFPRLVAFAEVAWSRLPEPAERDFADFERRMTAHYLRLDALGVGYRPPSGPRPWQRRPGVLGRPIEGRPPNV, translated from the coding sequence GTGACGAAAACGGACCTGATTCCGGCGCCCCTCGCCGTCGAGGGGCCCATGCGCTGCGGCGTATCGCTCGACGAGAACACCACCCTGTGGGGGGCACCGGGCACGGAGGGGACGCAGCGCTGGCTGCGCTCGACCCTCGGCGCGGCCCTCGGGCTGTCGCTGCCGCCCGGCCCCGAGGACGCGCGCGACGCGGTGCGGCTGCGCCTGGACGAGAGCCTGGAGCCGGAGGCGTACAAGCTCGGTGTCGTCGCCAACTGGGGCATCGAGATCCGGGGCGGCGGCCCGGCGGGGGTCTTCTGGGGCGCCCAGACCCTGCGTCAACTCCTCGGCCCCGAGGCGTTCCGGCGCGCCCCGGTCCGCCCGGGGATCACGTACGGCATCGCGCACCAGACCGTCGAGGACGCCCCCCGTTTCGGCTGGCGCGGTCTCATGCTCGACGTCGCCCGGCACTTCCTCCCCAAGGACCAGATCCTCCGCTATCTGGACCTGATGGCCGCGCACAAACTCAACGTCCTCCACTTCCACCTGACGGACGACCAGGGCTGGCGGATCGAGATCGAGCGATACCCGAGGCTGACGGAGGTCGGCTCCTGGCGGGCGCGCACGAAATCCGGCCATCGCGCATCACCCCTCTGGGAGGAGAAACCGCACGGCGGTCACTACACGAAGGACGACATCCGCGAGATCGTCGCCTACGCGGCCGAGCGGCATATCACCGTGGTCCCCGAGATCGACATCCCGGGACACAGCCAGGCCGCCATCGCCGCGTATCCGGAACTCGGCAACACCGATGTCATCGACACGACCTCCCTCACCGTCTGGGACACCTGGGGCATCAGCAAGAACGTGCTCGCCCCCACCGACAACACCCTGCACTTCTACGAGGGGGTGTTCGAGGAGGTCCTGGAGCTGTTCCCGTCGACGTTCGTGCACATCGGCGGCGACGAGTGCGCCAAGGACCAGTGGAAGGAGTCGGCCACCGCACAGGCCCGCATCCGGGAGCTGGGGCTCGCGGACGAGGACGAGTTGCAGTCGTGGTTCGTCCGGCACTTCGGCAACTGGCTGACCGCGCGAGGGCGTCGCCTGATCGGATGGGACGAGATCCTGCAGGGCGGGAGCCGAGCCGAAGGGCGCGCCCCTGCCGAAAGCGACGACGACGAGGAAGAGGCAGCGAGACGACCGCCCGACGAGGTGGGGGCGCCCCCGGCCTCGGGCCGGGGGAATCGACAGGGGATCAGAGCACCCGGAGGCGAGGCGACAGGAATCAACCTCGCGCCGGGGGCGGCCGTGTCGTCCTGGCGGGGCTACGCGGGCGGTATCACGGCGGCCCGCGCGGGCCACGACGTGGTCATGTGCCCCGAGCAGCAGGTGTATCTGGACCACCGTCAGGACGGCGGCCCCGACGAGCCGGTGCCCATCGGCTTCGTACGCACCCTGGAGGACGTCTTCCGGTTCGAGCCGGTACCACCGGAGTTGACGCCCGACGAGGCACGGCATGTGCTGGGCACCCAGGCGAATGTGTGGACCGAGGTGATGGAGGACCCCGCGCGCGTGGACTACCAGACGTTCCCGCGCCTGGTGGCCTTCGCCGAGGTGGCCTGGAGCCGGCTGCCGGAACCCGCTGAGCGTGACTTCGCCGACTTCGAGCGCCGGATGACGGCCCACTACCTGCGACTTGACGCCCTGGGGGTCGGATATCGGCCGCCCTCGGGTCCGCGTCCATGGCAGCGGAGACCCGGCGTGCTCGGACGTCCGATCGAGGGAAGGCCCCCGAACGTGTGA
- a CDS encoding xanthine dehydrogenase family protein molybdopterin-binding subunit, with protein sequence MSNETVIATSAGSGEAEPPEQLPHGLGANLPSADARAKSEGTFPYAADLWAEGLLWAAVLRSPHPHARIVSIDTSHAREMPGVRAVITHEDVPGVSLHGRGKADRPLFASEVVRHHGEPIAAVAADHPDTARMAAAAVIVEYEVLDPVIDPEQAFEAEPLHPDGNLIRHIPLRHGDPDAAGEIVVEGQYRIGRADPAPIGAEAGLAVPRPDGGVELYVASTDPHTDRDAAAACYGLVPDRVKIVVTGVPGATADREDQGFQLPLGLLALKTGCPVKLTATREESFLGHAHRHPTLLRYRHHADAEGRLVKVEAQILLDAGAYADTSSEALAAAVSFACGPYVVPNAFIEGWAVRTNNPPSGHVRGEGAMQVCAAYEAQMDKLAKKLGIDPAELRMRNVMSTGDVLPTGQSVTCPAPVAELLQAVQEFPLPALPKDSPEEEWLLPGGPEGAGEPGAVRRGVGYGLGMVHMLGAEGADEVSTATVKVHDGIATVLCAAVDTGQGFSTLARQIVQETLGIDEVHIAQVDTDQPPAGPSCRGRHTWVSGGAVERAAKMVRTQLLQPLAHKFGMSTELLQITDGKITSYDGVLSTTVAEALDGKELWATAQCRPHPTEPLDGAGQGDAFVGLAFCAIRAVVDVDIELGSVRVVELAVAQDVGRILNPTQLAARIEAGVTQGVGVALTENLRTPRGLIRHPDLTGYALPTALDTPDIQIVKLVEERDVIAPFGAKAASAVPVVTSPAAIAAAVRAATGRPVNRLPIRPQAAVVVTGA encoded by the coding sequence GTGAGCAACGAAACCGTCATCGCGACGTCCGCGGGCTCCGGCGAGGCCGAGCCCCCCGAGCAGCTGCCGCACGGCCTGGGCGCGAACCTGCCGTCCGCCGATGCCCGCGCCAAGTCGGAGGGCACCTTCCCCTACGCGGCCGACCTGTGGGCCGAGGGCCTGCTGTGGGCCGCCGTGCTCCGCTCGCCGCACCCGCACGCGCGCATCGTGTCGATCGACACGTCCCACGCGCGCGAGATGCCCGGCGTACGGGCCGTCATCACCCACGAGGACGTGCCGGGAGTCTCGCTGCACGGCCGCGGCAAGGCCGACCGGCCCCTGTTCGCCTCCGAGGTCGTACGCCACCACGGCGAGCCCATCGCGGCCGTCGCCGCCGACCACCCCGACACCGCGCGCATGGCCGCCGCCGCCGTCATCGTCGAGTACGAGGTGCTCGACCCGGTGATCGACCCGGAGCAGGCCTTCGAGGCCGAGCCCCTGCACCCCGACGGCAACCTCATCCGCCACATCCCGCTGCGCCACGGCGACCCGGACGCGGCCGGCGAGATCGTCGTCGAGGGCCAGTACCGCATCGGCCGCGCGGACCCGGCCCCCATCGGCGCCGAGGCAGGCCTCGCCGTGCCCCGTCCCGACGGCGGCGTCGAGCTGTACGTGGCCTCCACCGACCCGCACACCGACCGCGACGCGGCCGCCGCCTGCTACGGCCTGGTCCCCGACCGCGTCAAGATCGTCGTCACCGGTGTCCCCGGCGCCACCGCCGACCGCGAGGACCAGGGCTTCCAACTCCCGCTGGGGCTGCTGGCCCTGAAGACGGGCTGCCCGGTCAAGCTGACGGCCACCCGCGAGGAGTCCTTCCTCGGCCACGCCCACCGGCACCCCACCCTGCTGAGATACCGGCACCACGCGGACGCCGAGGGCAGGCTGGTCAAGGTCGAGGCGCAGATCCTCCTCGACGCGGGCGCGTACGCCGACACCTCGTCGGAGGCGCTGGCAGCCGCCGTCTCGTTCGCCTGCGGCCCGTACGTCGTCCCCAACGCCTTCATCGAGGGCTGGGCGGTACGCACCAACAACCCGCCCTCCGGCCATGTGCGCGGCGAGGGCGCCATGCAGGTCTGCGCCGCGTACGAGGCCCAGATGGACAAGCTGGCGAAGAAGCTGGGCATCGACCCGGCCGAGCTGCGCATGCGCAACGTGATGTCCACGGGAGACGTGCTGCCGACGGGCCAGTCGGTGACCTGCCCGGCCCCGGTCGCCGAACTCCTCCAGGCCGTCCAGGAGTTCCCGCTGCCGGCCCTCCCCAAGGACAGCCCCGAGGAGGAGTGGCTGCTCCCGGGCGGTCCCGAGGGCGCGGGCGAGCCGGGTGCCGTCCGGCGCGGCGTCGGCTACGGCCTCGGCATGGTCCACATGCTCGGCGCCGAGGGCGCGGACGAGGTCTCCACGGCCACCGTGAAGGTCCACGACGGCATCGCGACCGTCCTGTGCGCGGCCGTCGACACCGGCCAGGGCTTCTCCACCCTCGCCCGGCAGATCGTCCAGGAGACCCTGGGCATCGACGAGGTCCACATCGCCCAGGTCGACACCGACCAGCCCCCGGCGGGCCCGAGCTGCCGAGGCCGCCACACCTGGGTCTCGGGCGGCGCGGTGGAACGGGCGGCCAAGATGGTCCGCACACAGCTGCTCCAGCCCCTGGCGCACAAGTTCGGCATGTCCACGGAGCTGCTGCAGATCACCGACGGCAAGATCACGTCGTACGACGGTGTGCTGTCGACCACGGTCGCGGAGGCACTGGACGGCAAGGAACTCTGGGCCACCGCCCAGTGCCGCCCCCATCCGACCGAACCGCTGGACGGCGCCGGCCAGGGCGACGCGTTCGTGGGCCTGGCGTTCTGCGCGATCCGCGCGGTCGTGGACGTAGACATCGAGCTCGGCTCCGTACGGGTCGTGGAGCTTGCCGTCGCCCAGGACGTCGGCCGGATCCTCAACCCGACGCAGCTCGCCGCGCGTATCGAGGCGGGTGTCACCCAGGGCGTGGGCGTGGCCCTCACGGAGAACCTTCGCACCCCCCGAGGCCTCATCCGCCACCCCGACCTCACCGGCTACGCCCTGCCCACCGCCCTCGACACCCCCGACATCCAGATCGTCAAACTGGTCGAGGAGCGGGACGTCATCGCCCCCTTCGGCGCGAAGGCGGCCAGCGCGGTACCGGTGGTCACGTCTCCGGCGGCCATCGCGGCGGCGGTCCGGGCGGCCACGGGGCGCCCCGTGAACCGCCTCCCGATCCGGCCGCAGGCGGCGGTGGTGGTGACGGGCGCGTAG
- a CDS encoding 2Fe-2S iron-sulfur cluster-binding protein, producing MSDDQHGESTPQQGGQGGWERLPQGDYDDGATTFVQLPEGGIDALLAADSPLAAPGHGYVPPQIAANTAHVGDTAHTAGTDPSVPGTWAMPAGGDQWHDPNAGQPQPPTQDGFTYNPGSTGQWTFEEPAAQEGTAPGHDVTGEWSIPVAGGDLPDESGEFSTSALVEQWGGNPPATLPGGAAAPWATEQIGTAWTAPPPPADEHRPDEHATGSRTPGESAAGVAPEAPGKPSADPGEAYADPAPETAGQTPEAAQEPAEPIGEADAETKSGERPEAPETAPETSGAAAATAAGTSEGDPASADEPAPAPPPHDDHPLASFLLRVNGTERPVSDAWIGESLLYVLRERLGLAGAKDGCSQGECGACNVQVDGRLVASCLVPAVTAAGSEVRTVEGLAADGQPSDVQRALAKCGAVQCGFCVPGMAMTLHDLLEGNPAPSDLETRQALCGNLCRCSGYRGVLAAVRDVVAEREAHSAAENEAAADTDEARIPHQAGPGAGGVNTAAYDSQGASPPHDPDRSYGGQGLSFTGPDDSYGGQGQSFGGGQGDTYGGQGQSFGGPDDSYGGQGQSFGGGQGDTYGGQGQSFGGPDDSYGGQGQSFGGGQGDTYGGQGQSFTGPDDSYGGQGQSFGGGQGDTYGGQGQSFGGPDDSYGGQGRSFGQDGGQA from the coding sequence GTGAGCGACGACCAGCACGGAGAGAGCACCCCGCAGCAGGGAGGCCAGGGCGGCTGGGAACGGCTGCCGCAGGGCGACTACGACGACGGCGCCACCACCTTCGTACAGCTCCCCGAGGGGGGCATCGACGCGCTGCTCGCCGCCGACAGCCCGCTGGCCGCGCCCGGCCACGGCTATGTGCCGCCGCAGATAGCTGCGAACACCGCGCACGTGGGGGACACGGCCCACACCGCCGGAACCGACCCGTCCGTTCCGGGCACGTGGGCGATGCCGGCCGGGGGCGACCAGTGGCACGACCCGAACGCCGGGCAGCCGCAGCCCCCGACGCAGGACGGCTTCACGTACAACCCGGGCTCGACCGGGCAGTGGACGTTCGAGGAGCCGGCCGCACAGGAAGGCACCGCCCCCGGTCACGATGTGACCGGCGAGTGGTCGATTCCGGTCGCGGGGGGTGATCTTCCGGACGAATCCGGTGAGTTCAGCACATCGGCCCTCGTCGAGCAGTGGGGCGGCAACCCGCCCGCCACGCTTCCCGGCGGCGCCGCCGCGCCCTGGGCGACCGAACAGATCGGCACGGCGTGGACCGCGCCGCCGCCCCCGGCCGACGAGCACCGGCCCGACGAGCACGCGACCGGCAGCCGTACGCCGGGGGAGAGCGCGGCAGGCGTGGCCCCGGAGGCCCCTGGGAAGCCCTCCGCGGACCCTGGAGAGGCGTACGCCGACCCCGCCCCCGAGACCGCCGGGCAGACCCCGGAAGCCGCCCAGGAGCCCGCTGAGCCGATCGGCGAGGCCGACGCGGAGACGAAGAGCGGCGAACGGCCCGAGGCACCGGAGACGGCTCCTGAGACGTCCGGGGCCGCTGCCGCCACTGCCGCCGGGACCAGCGAGGGCGACCCGGCGTCGGCCGACGAGCCCGCCCCGGCCCCGCCCCCGCACGACGACCACCCCCTCGCCTCCTTCCTCCTGCGCGTCAACGGCACGGAGCGGCCCGTCAGCGACGCCTGGATCGGCGAGTCGCTGCTCTACGTGCTGCGCGAGCGGCTCGGCCTCGCGGGCGCCAAGGACGGCTGCTCACAGGGCGAGTGCGGCGCCTGCAACGTCCAGGTCGACGGCCGGCTCGTGGCGTCCTGCCTGGTTCCCGCCGTCACCGCCGCGGGCAGCGAGGTGCGCACCGTCGAGGGCCTCGCCGCCGACGGGCAGCCCTCGGACGTGCAGCGGGCCCTCGCCAAGTGCGGTGCCGTGCAGTGCGGTTTCTGCGTGCCCGGCATGGCGATGACCCTGCACGACCTCCTGGAGGGCAACCCCGCCCCCAGCGACCTGGAGACCCGCCAGGCGCTCTGCGGCAACCTCTGCCGCTGCTCCGGCTACCGGGGCGTCCTGGCGGCCGTCCGCGACGTCGTCGCCGAACGCGAGGCGCACTCGGCCGCGGAGAACGAGGCCGCCGCGGACACCGACGAGGCACGCATCCCGCACCAGGCGGGCCCGGGCGCGGGCGGCGTCAACACGGCGGCGTACGACTCCCAGGGAGCATCGCCACCGCACGACCCGGACCGGTCCTACGGCGGTCAGGGGCTGTCGTTCACCGGCCCGGACGACTCGTACGGCGGTCAGGGGCAGTCGTTCGGCGGCGGTCAGGGCGACACCTACGGTGGTCAGGGCCAGTCCTTCGGCGGCCCGGACGACTCGTACGGCGGCCAGGGCCAGTCGTTCGGCGGCGGTCAAGGCGATACCTACGGCGGCCAGGGGCAGTCCTTCGGCGGCCCGGACGACTCGTACGGCGGCCAGGGCCAGTCGTTCGGCGGCGGTCAAGGCGACACCTACGGTGGTCAGGGCCAGTCGTTCACCGGCCCGGACGACTCGTACGGCGGCCAGGGCCAGTCGTTCGGCGGCGGTCAGGGCGACACCTACGGCGGCCAAGGGCAGTCCTTCGGCGGCCCGGACGACTCGTACGGCGGTCAGGGCCGGTCGTTCGGCCAGGACGGAGGCCAGGCGTGA
- a CDS encoding FAD binding domain-containing protein, translating into MTTHAPQAAQAVTLPGSLDEAVAALAAMPWAVPVAGGTDLMAAVNSGQLRPAALVGLGKISEIRGWQYQDGHALLGAGLTHARMGRPDFAALIPALAAAARAAGPPQIRNAGTLGGNIATAAPTGDALPVLAALEATLIIAGPGGARREMPVSHLLAGMEMLRPGELIGFVRVPLLHAPQVFLKATGRTGPGRAVASVSLVLDPARRGVRCAVGAIAPMPLRPLDAEAWVGRLIDWDGQRTLVPEALQAFGEYVAAACIPDPAPEVDGSVPPLPPAVLHLRRTVAALARRALGRALS; encoded by the coding sequence TTGACCACGCACGCACCGCAGGCGGCGCAGGCCGTGACCCTGCCCGGCTCGCTGGACGAGGCCGTGGCGGCCCTCGCCGCCATGCCCTGGGCGGTTCCGGTGGCGGGCGGCACGGACCTCATGGCCGCGGTCAACTCGGGGCAGCTCAGGCCCGCCGCGCTGGTCGGCCTCGGCAAGATCAGCGAGATCCGCGGCTGGCAGTACCAGGACGGACACGCCCTGCTGGGTGCCGGACTGACGCACGCGCGGATGGGGCGCCCGGACTTCGCGGCGCTCATTCCGGCGCTCGCGGCAGCCGCGCGCGCCGCCGGACCACCGCAGATCCGCAACGCCGGCACCCTCGGCGGCAACATCGCGACGGCCGCCCCCACCGGGGACGCGCTGCCCGTGCTGGCCGCCCTGGAGGCCACGCTGATCATCGCGGGCCCGGGCGGGGCCCGCCGTGAGATGCCCGTTTCGCACCTGCTGGCCGGCATGGAAATGTTGCGACCCGGTGAACTCATCGGCTTCGTGCGCGTGCCGCTGCTGCACGCGCCCCAGGTCTTCCTGAAGGCCACCGGCCGCACCGGCCCCGGCCGCGCGGTCGCCTCCGTCTCTCTCGTCCTCGACCCCGCCCGGCGCGGGGTGCGGTGCGCCGTCGGAGCCATAGCACCGATGCCGCTGCGCCCCCTGGACGCCGAGGCGTGGGTCGGTCGGCTGATCGACTGGGACGGCCAGCGCACCCTCGTCCCCGAGGCGCTGCAGGCCTTCGGTGAGTACGTGGCGGCCGCCTGCATCCCGGACCCGGCCCCCGAGGTCGACGGTTCCGTACCACCGCTTCCGCCCGCCGTACTGCACCTGCGGCGCACCGTCGCCGCGCTGGCCCGACGAGCACTGGGGAGGGCACTGTCGTGA
- a CDS encoding carbohydrate ABC transporter permease codes for MNSSGFVRRPWRLAAEASALVIAVVVAFPLYWMVLSAFKPAGEIESAEPRPWTLAPTLDAFRRVFGQQEFGRYFVNSLVVACTVVVVSALIAFLAATAVTRFRFRFRTTLLIMFLVAQMVPVEALTIPLFFQMRDFGQLNTLGALILPHIAFSLPFAIWMLRGFVKAVPQALEEAAHLDGASRSRFLWQILFPLVFPGLVATSVFSFISAWNDFLFAKSFIISDTSQSTLPMALLVFYKPEEPDWGGVMAASTVMTVPVLIFFVLVQRRLVSGLGGAVKD; via the coding sequence GTGAATTCGTCGGGTTTCGTACGGCGGCCCTGGCGGCTCGCGGCGGAGGCATCAGCCCTGGTCATCGCGGTCGTGGTGGCGTTCCCGCTTTACTGGATGGTGCTGAGCGCGTTCAAGCCGGCGGGTGAGATCGAGTCGGCCGAGCCGCGGCCCTGGACCCTCGCGCCGACTCTTGATGCCTTCCGGCGGGTCTTCGGGCAGCAGGAATTCGGTCGCTACTTCGTCAACAGCCTTGTCGTCGCCTGCACGGTGGTGGTCGTCTCGGCGCTGATCGCGTTTCTCGCGGCGACGGCGGTCACCCGATTCCGCTTCCGTTTCCGGACCACCTTGCTCATCATGTTCCTGGTCGCCCAGATGGTGCCCGTGGAGGCGCTCACCATCCCGCTCTTCTTCCAGATGCGGGACTTCGGCCAGCTCAACACCCTGGGCGCGCTGATCCTGCCCCACATCGCCTTCTCGCTGCCGTTCGCGATCTGGATGCTACGCGGCTTCGTGAAGGCCGTACCCCAGGCGCTGGAGGAGGCGGCCCACCTCGACGGGGCGAGCCGTTCCCGATTCCTCTGGCAGATCCTTTTCCCCCTCGTCTTCCCGGGGCTGGTGGCCACCAGCGTCTTCTCGTTCATCTCCGCCTGGAACGACTTCCTGTTCGCCAAGTCGTTCATCATCAGCGACACCTCCCAGTCGACCCTGCCGATGGCCCTCCTGGTGTTCTACAAGCCCGAAGAGCCGGACTGGGGCGGCGTGATGGCGGCGTCCACGGTGATGACCGTTCCGGTGCTGATCTTCTTCGTACTCGTACAGCGACGACTGGTCTCCGGACTGGGCGGCGCGGTCAAGGACTGA